The following nucleotide sequence is from Sphingomonas telluris.
CGACCAGCTGAAGGGCCACACGGAGCGGCGCTACAAGCCCGGGCAGTGAGGGTTAGACGACCCGGTTCTGCCGGATCACTTCCTTGTACCAGGCTGCGCTCAGCTTCGGGATGCGCCGCTGCGTCTTGAAGTCCACGTAGTGGATGCCGAAGCGCTTGCTGTACCCGTCGGCCCATTCGAAATTGTCGAGCAGGCTCCACAGGAAATAGCCCTTCAGGGGATAGCCCTCCGCGACCGCGCGATGGAATTGCGAGACGTAGTTGCGCAGGTACATGACGCGATCGGCATCGTCGACGCGCCCGTTCTGAAGCGGATCGTCCGCGGACGCCCCGTTCTCAGAGATGTAGAGCACCTTCGGCTTCCACAGCTCGCTGACTTGACGGACGCCCCAGTATGCGACCTCCGGGCCGACGATCAGCCAAGGCGAGGCCATGTGCGGCGAAGACGGGATGTGCGGGATCGTCGCATAGCCGCGCGGTGAATCGTCGGCGCGAACCCACTCGGGCGCGTAAATGTTGAGCGCCAGGAAATCGAGCGGACTGGCAATCGCTTCCATGTCGCCGGGCTGGACCTTGGGCGCATTGGCGCCTTCCTGCGTCAGATATTCGTCGATGTACCGGCCTTCCATGATCGCGGTCAGGAACATGGCGTTCATTTCGCGCGTGGCCTTCTTGGCCGCAGCGACATGGTCGTCAGTCTCCATTACGGGGACGTAGAAGACCGTGTTGTCGGCTATTCCGACCTGCGTCCCCGCCTTCGCGTGCGCGCGGATGGCCTGCACGGCCAAGCCGTGAGCAACCACGCCGTGGTGACGAACCTGGTTCACTTCCGCATCGGGAAGCTTCAACCCGGGCGCGTGGATGCCAACCTTGTGGCTCAGGTCGGTGAAGCAGCGCAGCTCGTTCACGGTCATGATGTTCTTCACACGGTCGGAGATCTGTCCCGCCATGTAGCCCGCATAGTCCGCGAAGGCCTTCGCCGTGTCGCGGTTCTGCCAACCGCCCGGAAGCGCCGCCGGATAGTCCCAGTGGAACATGGTGACGTAGGGATCGATGCCGTTCGCCAGCAGGTTGTCGATGACCTTGTTGTAGTGATCGACGCCCTTCTGGTTGGGCTTGCCGCGGCCCTCCGGGAAGATGCGCGACCAGGCCAGCGACATGCGATAGGTGCTGACGCCCAGGTTCTTTAGAAGCTGCGTATCTTCGGCGTAACGATGATAGCTGTCCGTCGCGATGTCACCCGTGTCGCCGCCGACCACCTTGCCCGGTGTATGCGAGAAGACGTCCCAGTTGGTCGGCCCGCGGCCGTCTTCCTTCACCGCGCCTTCGATCTGGTAGGCCGCCGTCGCGCAGCCCCAACGGAAATCTTTCGGGAAGCGAAGCTCGACCGGTGCGGCGCTCGCGGCCGTCGAATGCGCACTCACCAACGCTGCGGCCGATGCCGAGCCAAGAACCTTGCCGAAATCGCGCCGCGAAAACTCGTTCATGCCCTTCGCCTCTCCCAAAACGAAGGGTGATGGATAGCACGGCTAATGCCGTTGGCGAGGCTAAATGTTAGCGCTCACAAGCGCACCGGGTCAGGCGTCGGCGAAGCGATCCGTAGCGCGCACCAGCCCGTCGAGAACTCCCGGTTCGTTGAACAGGTGCCCGCCGTCCGGAACGATGTTGAGATCGACTTCCGGCCATGCCCGCTTGAGCTTCCACGCCGCGACCGGCGGCGTACAGGTGTCGTGACGGCCCTGAACGATGACGCCCGGGATGCCGCGCAGCTTTTCCGCACCTTTCAGCAGCTGGCCTTCCTCGAACCAGCCGTTGTTCGCCATGTAGTGGTTCTCGATGCGCGCGACCGCCACGGCGACGTCGGGGCTGGTGAAATGCTCGATCGTTGCCGGGCTCGGCAGCAGAGTGACGATGTCCCCTTCCCACTTGCTCCATGCTTGGGCCGCGCGGAGCTGCTCAGCCTTGTCGTCGCTAGTTAGGCGCTTGCGGTAGGCCTCGACCATGTCGCTGCGCTCGTCCTGCGGGATGACCGCTTCGAACTCGTCCCACTTGTCGGGGTAGACGGACGATGCGCCGCCAAAGGCGTACATCCAGTCGATCTCATATTGGTCGAAAAGGAAAATGCCGCGCAGGATCAGTTCCGTGACGCGCTCGGGATAGGTCTGCGCATACGCTAGCGAGAGCGTTGAGCCCCAGCTGCCGCCGAAAACCTGCCACTTGTCGACCTTCGAGACCTGCGTCCGCAGCTTCTCAATGTCGTCGACGAGGTCCCAGGTCGTGTTGTTCTCGAGGCTCGCGTAGGGCGTGGACTTGCCGCAGCCGCGCTGGTCGAAAACGAGGATCTTGTACTTGTCCGGGTTCCACTGACGGCGGTGATCGGGGCTCGATCCGCCACCCGGTCCGCCGTGGAGCATCACCGCCGGCTTGCCGTCCGGATTGCCGGTCAGTTCCCAGTAGAGGCTGTGACCGTCGCCGACGTCGAGCATCCCTGTTTCGTAGGGCTCGATCTCCGGATAGAGCCCTCGGCGCTGCGTGGTCTGCATGTCCATCAGAAGCTGAACTCCTCGTAGATGCGCGACACGTCGCCATTCCACTCATTCTCATACTTGTCGAGCAGGCGATCTGCAGGCGTCACGCCGGTTGCGACGACCTCTCGCAGGGGATCGAGGAAGCCGCCTTCATTGTCCCCGGCGGAATTGAGCCGGTTGCGGCGGGTCAGGCCCTCGCCTGCGATTTCGAGGACTTCGCGAGCGAGGTCGTGGACCGTGCCACCGCGGGGCAGGGGCGTCTTGAGTGCCAAGCGTGGAACGTCGTGCCGAACCTGGCTGCGCTCCTCGATGTTCCAGTCCTTGACCAGGTCCCACGCCGCATCGAGCGCGACATCGTCGTAGAGAAGGCCAACCCACAGCGCCGGGAGGCCGCAGATCCGGCCCCAGCGCCCGCCGTCGGCACCGCGCATCTCCAGGAAACTCTTGAGGCGGACTTCGGGGAAGATGGTCGAGAGATGGTCGACGAAATCCGAAACCAGCGGCTTCTGACCGGGCAGTTGCGGAAGCTTGCCTTCGAGGAAGGCGCGGAAGCTCTCGCCTGCAACGTCGATGTACTGGCCGTCCCGGTAGACGAAGTACATCGGCACATCGAGCGCGTAGTCGAGGTAGCGCTCGTATCCGAACCCGTCCTCGAACACGAAGGGCAACATGCCGGTGCGGTCCGGGTCGGTGTCTTCCCAAATGTGGCTGCGGAAGCTGCGATAGCCGTTGGGCTTGCGTTCTGTGAACGGCGAGTTGGCGAAGAGCGCGGTGGCAACCGGCTGCAGGGCCAGGCCGACACGGAACTTCTTTACCATGTCGGCTTCGGACGCGTAATCCAGATTAACCTGAATGGTACAGGTGCGAAGCATCATGTCGAGGCCGAGCGATCCGACCTTCGGCATGTAGTTAAGCATGATCTTGTACCGGCCCTTGGGCATGACCGGCAGGTCGGCGCGCGCCTTGTCCGGCCACATGCCGAGGCCGAGGAATCCGATGCCCAACCGCGCGCCGACTTCCTTGCACTGGTTGAGGTGGCGGCCCGCCTCTGCACAGGTCTGGTGCAGGTTTTCGAGCGCGGCGCCGGAGAGCTCGAACTGCCCCGCCGGCTCCAGGCTGATCGTGCCGTCCGGGCCACTCAGCGCGATGACGTTGCCGTTCTCCAGGACCGGCTGCCACGGGAACTCGGTGAGACCCATCAGCAGGTCGCGAATGCCGCCGGGTTCGTCGTAGCTCGGCGCCCGATGGTCTTCGAGGCGGTAGACGAATTTTTCGTGCTCGGTACCGATGCGCCAGCGCTCGGGCGGCTTCTCGCCGCCGGCGAAGACGGACAACAAGTCCTCGCGGCTCTCGATCAGGCGGCTCTTCTTGTCGTCCGTACGCGTCGTCATCACCGGCCCGTTAGCGGCGCGCCCAAGCCCGCGCCAGCACTTCCAGCTTATAAGCCGATAAGGCTGGCTTCAGCGCCAGTCGCCGGCAATCGCCATGAAAGCGGCCAGCGCGGCCAATGCGGCTGTTTCGGCGCGCAGGATGCGTGGACCGAGGGAAACCGGCACCGCGCCGGCGGTAGCGCGGATCGTCGCGCGCTCATCGTCGGTGAAGCCGCCTTCGGGACCGGTGAGGATGAGCGCAGGCCCCGGATTGAATGAAGACGAGGGCGGCTCTCCGCCGCCTTCATCGGCGAAATAGAGCGGCCGACTGCTGTCGCGCCCTTCGAGCAGTTGCTTGAGCGACAACGGCTCCGCGATCTCCGGCAGCCGTGTCCGACCGCATTGCTCCGCCGCTTCGACCGCGATCGACCGCAGCCGGTCGAGCTTCACGCGCTCGGCTACGGTTCGCTGGGTCATGACGGGGATGAGTTTGGCGACGCCGAGTTCGGTCGCCTTTTCGACGAGCCAATCCGTCTGCGTGCGCTTCACCGGCGCGAAGGCCAGCCAGACGTCGGGAATGCTCTCGGGCTCGCGGGTCCGGGGCCCCACCGTCAACGTCATGCGCTTCTTGCCGGCCTCGGCGACGGTTGCGAGCCACTCGCCGGAACTGCCGTCGAAAACGAGCAACTGGGCGCCCTCACCCAGCCGCATGACGTTGCCGAGATAGTTCGCCTGGCCGGGATCGAGCTCGAGGCGCCCGCCTTCGCTCAACTCCCCCCGCACGAAGAGGCGAGGAAGGCTCTTTGCCGGCCAGGCGGGCGTCGCAGGCATTAGGGGGCGGCCGCAGCCTTGCAGCCGTCGCCGTGCGTGATGTCCTGGGCCAGCTGCTGAAGTCGAACCACAAGGCCTTCATCGAGATCGAGATCGTGGGCGGCCCGCTCATCCTTTCCAAGGCGTCGAGGGTCCAGGCCCGTCACTCCCGCAAACACGACCAGCGCCTCCAGATAATAGCCCGCCACGGATGCATGATAATGGTCCGGCGCCCACAGATCGATCATACCGAGCGATATGCCGTCATAGGGGTTGGGATCCGCGATCCCGCGGGCGATGGCGCAGTTGAAGGCCTCTCCCACGGGGTGGATGCGAGCGATCGATGGATGGGCGGCCCGCGCCTCGTCGTACCCTCGGCGCACGTCCTTCGCCATGCGCTGGATCGGCTGCCCCGACCAATGTTGGCCGCTCGGGTACGTCAGGTTCGGCCTGCTCCACGTCGCCGTCATGCTGAGAGCGACATGGGGCGACTTACGCCGGAAAATTTCGGCGAACTTGCCCGAATAGGTCACCGTCTTCGAAGCATCGCCGGGCTGGTCGGGATCGAGCGTGCTGTAGTCCTGAAGGACGACCGCATCCCACTTGCGGTTCAGAACCTGCCGCCTGTTGTCCCAATGCCACTCCAGCGACTTGCCGGGCGAAGTCTCCAGCGACACGCGCCAACCCAGATGCAACTGGTCTGAGAATGCTTGAAAGAGCGCGGGTACGCCTCCCGTGGCGTCCCGGTTAAGGTCGGTCACGGTCTCCGGCCGGTACTTGAGAACCGCCTCCGCTTCGCCGCCGAAGGTGAAGCTGTTGCCCACGAACAGGATCGATCTCGGCTCCGCCGGCAGAGCCGCGAGAAACGAGACGGTGAAAACCAGCGATGCCGACCCCACGAGAAAGTGTGGTCGGCTTCTTGACGAACGAACAGGCTTTACGGGCATCGCGCCCGCTTAGCCGCAGCCTTCAGAACAGGCTACCGGTTGAGCAACTCGGGCGGCAGCGGGTTCGAGTTAGGATTGCATCCCTCGCCCGGGTTGAAACCGGACGAATCGAGATCGAAGATCTGATGCGTGTGCCCCCAATTCTGGACGCGACCGCCGGGACCCTCCGGACCGTCAATCGGAGCGTCCGGATCGTCGTTCAAGCCGGAGAACTTGCAGAAGGACATTCCCTTGGAATAGTCCGACTTGGGGTTCTTCGTGCTTCCATTGACTTCACCGGCCATGGCCGGGGCTGCAACGGCAACGGCGCAAATAGCCGCCACAAACACGGTGATCCTGCTCATACGCGCTCTCCTCCGTCCACCCGGGGTCCGCGCGCTTTAAATGAAGCTCAGCAGCCGAGGCAGTTATCTTTCGTTGCCGGGCGAAGCGCTTTGCTAAGGCCACCATCAACCCGCTAAGCCGCGAGCGTGAGCACGGCTGGCGACATCGTCCCGGACAGCGAGCGGCGCGGATTCATCGGCGGACTACCGCCGAGGCTGCGTCCCTATGCTTCGCTGATGCGGCTCGATCGCCCGATCGGGACATGGCTGCTCTATTGGCCGTGCGCGTGGAGCGTTGCGCTCGCGGGCGTCGGCGGGCGCTGGGATCTGTTCCTGTGGCTGTTTCTCGGCGCGTTCGCGATGCGCAGCGCCGGCTGCGTCTATAACGACGTCGTGGACAGGGACCTCGACAAGAGGGTGGAGCGGACGAAGTTGCGCCCCCTCGCCAGCCGGCGGGTGTCGCTCCAGTCGGCGTGGCTCCTGATCGGGGTCCTTTGCGCAATCGGACTGGTCGTCCTTGCGCAGTTGAATCGGACGGCGGCGATCGTCTCGCTCGTCAGCGTCGCGCCGGTCGCCGCCTATCCTTTCATGAAGCGGATCACTTGGTGGCCACAGGCGTGGCTCGGTCTCGTATTCTCGTGGGGCGCTCTGGTCGGATGGCCGGCGGTTCGCGGGACGCTGGATTGGCCGGCCCTGCTGCTCTGGTTCGGGAGCATCGCCTGGGTCATCGGATACGACACGCTCTACGCGATCCAGGACCTGGAGGATGACGCACTCGTCGGAGTGAAGTCCTCGGCCCGACGTCTCGGCGGCAAGGCGCCCGTCGGCGTCGCAATCTTCTACGCCATCGCCGTCATTCTCTGGGGCGCAGCAGTCTGGGCGGTGCGTCCCGACTGGCTGGCGCTGTTCGCGCTCGCTCCGGCGGCGCTACACCTCGCCAATCAGGCGCTTCGTGCCGATCCGAAGGACGGCGAAGGTGCTCTCAAGCTGTTCCGATCAAACCGAACCGCGGGCTTTCTCGTTTTCCTGGGAATGCTGGTCGTCGGTCTTTCGAGCCGCTAGGCGCTCCCGATGCTTCCCATCGAACAGGCGCGAGCGATCGCGGAGTCGCTCGTCGAGCAGGCACGCGCGGCAGGCGCCGACACCGCCGACGCGATCTATGCGGCCTCCGAGTCCCAAAGTGTTCAGGTCCGGCTCGGCGAACTCGAGCATGTCGACCGGTCGGAGGGCGAGGAAGTCGGCCTGCGCGCATTCATCGGGCAGCGCTCGGCGACCGTCTCCTCATCGGACTTCTCGCCCGAGGCCCTGCGGGAACTCGTCACGCGTGTCATCGCCATGGCCCGCGAAGCGCCCGAAGATCCGTTTGCGGGTCTCGCCCCGGCCGAGTTGTTGCAACGCGGAACTCCGCCCGACGTCCAATCGGAAGATAGCCAGGGTGCCGATCCCGAGGCGATGCGCAGCCGCGCGCTCGAGGCGGAAAGGGCGGCGCTTGGCGTGCCCCAGATCACAAATTCGAGCGGCGCCTCCGCCGGAAGCTCGGCGAGTACCGTGGCGCTCGCGACGTCGACGGGATTCAGCGGCGCATATCGCGCGACGGGACACAGCGTGTCTGCCTCGGTCATCGCGGGCGAAGGCGCGACGATGCAGCGCGACAGTGCATGGCACGGCACTCGCCATCTCGAAGACCTCGACCCTGCGGAACAGGTCGGGTGGCTGTCCGGCGAGCGCGCCGTCGCGCGGCTCAACCCGGGCAAGCCGAAGCCGGGCCGCTACCCCGTGCTGTTCGATCCGCGCGTCGCCGGATCGCTTATCACGCATTTCGCTGGCGCGATCACCGGCGGCGCCGTGGCTCGCAAGTCGAGCTTCCTTCAGGACAAGCTTGGCGAAAGCATCTTCGGCGCTGGCGTGACGATCACCGACGATCCCCTTCGGTTTCGCGGCCTTCGCTCGCGGCCGTTCGATGGTGAAGGCCTCCCCGTAGCGCAGATGGATCTGGTCGCGGACGGGGTGTTGCGCACGTGGACGGCGGAGAGCGCTTCGGCGCGTCAGCTTGGCATTCAGCCTACCGGACATGCCGTGCGGGGGACGAGCGGCGCGCCTGGTGCGGGTCCGACCAATCTCTTCCTCGCGCCTGGAAAGCGCAGC
It contains:
- a CDS encoding TldD/PmbA family protein, translating into MLPIEQARAIAESLVEQARAAGADTADAIYAASESQSVQVRLGELEHVDRSEGEEVGLRAFIGQRSATVSSSDFSPEALRELVTRVIAMAREAPEDPFAGLAPAELLQRGTPPDVQSEDSQGADPEAMRSRALEAERAALGVPQITNSSGASAGSSASTVALATSTGFSGAYRATGHSVSASVIAGEGATMQRDSAWHGTRHLEDLDPAEQVGWLSGERAVARLNPGKPKPGRYPVLFDPRVAGSLITHFAGAITGGAVARKSSFLQDKLGESIFGAGVTITDDPLRFRGLRSRPFDGEGLPVAQMDLVADGVLRTWTAESASARQLGIQPTGHAVRGTSGAPGAGPTNLFLAPGKRSRDELLTAFPEALLIIELIGQGVNPVTGDYSRGAVGFMVRNGEIAEPVAEITIASNLIDMFATLEPGSDLEFRRGIDSPTILIPEMTVAAA
- a CDS encoding PEP-CTERM sorting domain-containing protein, whose amino-acid sequence is MGSASLVFTVSFLAALPAEPRSILFVGNSFTFGGEAEAVLKYRPETVTDLNRDATGGVPALFQAFSDQLHLGWRVSLETSPGKSLEWHWDNRRQVLNRKWDAVVLQDYSTLDPDQPGDASKTVTYSGKFAEIFRRKSPHVALSMTATWSRPNLTYPSGQHWSGQPIQRMAKDVRRGYDEARAAHPSIARIHPVGEAFNCAIARGIADPNPYDGISLGMIDLWAPDHYHASVAGYYLEALVVFAGVTGLDPRRLGKDERAAHDLDLDEGLVVRLQQLAQDITHGDGCKAAAAP
- a CDS encoding GH1 family beta-glucosidase gives rise to the protein MNEFSRRDFGKVLGSASAAALVSAHSTAASAAPVELRFPKDFRWGCATAAYQIEGAVKEDGRGPTNWDVFSHTPGKVVGGDTGDIATDSYHRYAEDTQLLKNLGVSTYRMSLAWSRIFPEGRGKPNQKGVDHYNKVIDNLLANGIDPYVTMFHWDYPAALPGGWQNRDTAKAFADYAGYMAGQISDRVKNIMTVNELRCFTDLSHKVGIHAPGLKLPDAEVNQVRHHGVVAHGLAVQAIRAHAKAGTQVGIADNTVFYVPVMETDDHVAAAKKATREMNAMFLTAIMEGRYIDEYLTQEGANAPKVQPGDMEAIASPLDFLALNIYAPEWVRADDSPRGYATIPHIPSSPHMASPWLIVGPEVAYWGVRQVSELWKPKVLYISENGASADDPLQNGRVDDADRVMYLRNYVSQFHRAVAEGYPLKGYFLWSLLDNFEWADGYSKRFGIHYVDFKTQRRIPKLSAAWYKEVIRQNRVV
- the pip gene encoding prolyl aminopeptidase, whose translation is MQTTQRRGLYPEIEPYETGMLDVGDGHSLYWELTGNPDGKPAVMLHGGPGGGSSPDHRRQWNPDKYKILVFDQRGCGKSTPYASLENNTTWDLVDDIEKLRTQVSKVDKWQVFGGSWGSTLSLAYAQTYPERVTELILRGIFLFDQYEIDWMYAFGGASSVYPDKWDEFEAVIPQDERSDMVEAYRKRLTSDDKAEQLRAAQAWSKWEGDIVTLLPSPATIEHFTSPDVAVAVARIENHYMANNGWFEEGQLLKGAEKLRGIPGVIVQGRHDTCTPPVAAWKLKRAWPEVDLNIVPDGGHLFNEPGVLDGLVRATDRFADA
- the ubiA gene encoding 4-hydroxybenzoate octaprenyltransferase — translated: MSTAGDIVPDSERRGFIGGLPPRLRPYASLMRLDRPIGTWLLYWPCAWSVALAGVGGRWDLFLWLFLGAFAMRSAGCVYNDVVDRDLDKRVERTKLRPLASRRVSLQSAWLLIGVLCAIGLVVLAQLNRTAAIVSLVSVAPVAAYPFMKRITWWPQAWLGLVFSWGALVGWPAVRGTLDWPALLLWFGSIAWVIGYDTLYAIQDLEDDALVGVKSSARRLGGKAPVGVAIFYAIAVILWGAAVWAVRPDWLALFALAPAALHLANQALRADPKDGEGALKLFRSNRTAGFLVFLGMLVVGLSSR
- a CDS encoding 16S rRNA (uracil(1498)-N(3))-methyltransferase, with the protein product MPATPAWPAKSLPRLFVRGELSEGGRLELDPGQANYLGNVMRLGEGAQLLVFDGSSGEWLATVAEAGKKRMTLTVGPRTREPESIPDVWLAFAPVKRTQTDWLVEKATELGVAKLIPVMTQRTVAERVKLDRLRSIAVEAAEQCGRTRLPEIAEPLSLKQLLEGRDSSRPLYFADEGGGEPPSSSFNPGPALILTGPEGGFTDDERATIRATAGAVPVSLGPRILRAETAALAALAAFMAIAGDWR
- a CDS encoding glutamate--cysteine ligase → MTTRTDDKKSRLIESREDLLSVFAGGEKPPERWRIGTEHEKFVYRLEDHRAPSYDEPGGIRDLLMGLTEFPWQPVLENGNVIALSGPDGTISLEPAGQFELSGAALENLHQTCAEAGRHLNQCKEVGARLGIGFLGLGMWPDKARADLPVMPKGRYKIMLNYMPKVGSLGLDMMLRTCTIQVNLDYASEADMVKKFRVGLALQPVATALFANSPFTERKPNGYRSFRSHIWEDTDPDRTGMLPFVFEDGFGYERYLDYALDVPMYFVYRDGQYIDVAGESFRAFLEGKLPQLPGQKPLVSDFVDHLSTIFPEVRLKSFLEMRGADGGRWGRICGLPALWVGLLYDDVALDAAWDLVKDWNIEERSQVRHDVPRLALKTPLPRGGTVHDLAREVLEIAGEGLTRRNRLNSAGDNEGGFLDPLREVVATGVTPADRLLDKYENEWNGDVSRIYEEFSF